AACCACTTCAACTACCCTGCAATGTTTAACTAGCATATGATAGCACCGTTGGTCCTTCTAGATAAGTCAACATTGTTTGAATCGACACATTATAGAAAGAGCAATCACACACAAGTGAGAATGATGTCgcatcttcatccaaaattttaaggcTTAAGTATATGAACTTTTTCACTTATTTGTTGTTTATCTTCCACTCTTTCATCCGATGTTGGGACTTAACTGACACTTGATACATCACAATATTTTCTCCACCAAATATGACGAAATTCTAACCCGTACTTGATACCTATGTGCATACtagtatttattatattatgtacGTTAAATTGACATGCTTCCACGTACTACTCGAATCAAAACTTTTGACTGTCAAAAATCTATCCACAACTTGCTTCATTTATGTGACTATGGTGCTTGGCTCCATCTCATTGGCAGTTATAATCTGCTATATTCGTTTTTTAGCGGTCAGTGACTCATATTCCGGACCAATTAAATATGTTAGAAATTACTATTTAAATTGCACTTGCAAGCCAGATGTATTACACTAGGCTTGCAAGtacaatttaaataataatttctagcatatttaatcatttaattgACCTAGAATATGAGCCAGTGACCACTAAAAAACGAATAAAGCATATTATAACTACCATCGCGATAGAGCCAAACATCATAGTCACGTAAACAGAGATTTTAAGACACTTTCGACATCATGTTATCAAATTGCTTTAGCAGGCCACTTAAACTTGCAAAACAAAATTGGTGAGATAGTCTGAGATTTAACAGACTCTTCCAAATGGTAATCAAGGATATAGAAACTAACAAGCCTATTATTTAATCAGGAAGCAAAGTTGTGTACCagattgatgattttttttttttttttgtatgactCAAAGTGTAAATATGTAACTGTTGAGTCAAGCAAGAATCATGGCTTAAAAATAGCTAACAAAAAGAACGTTATGAATAGCTAATTGCTTTGACTTAACAAACAAATTTCATGTACTTAAATGGTAGGTAATTGCATTGACTCAACAAACTagttaagaaaaggaaatattgTAGAACGTGGAATGAAGCATGACAATTTACcgtttgaaatataataaatactaATATGGACATCCGTGCTAAGTACGAGCTATAATTTCCTCATACTTGGTGGAGAGAATATTGTGATGTATCAAGTGTCAGTTAAAGCCCAATATTGGATAAAAGAGTGGAGGATGAACAACACATTAGTGAAAAAACACATATACTTAAGCCTTAAAAATTTGGATGAAGATGTGGCATCATTCACACGGTTGACTCCTCTAGAAGATCCAACGGTTCAACATTGTAGGGGAGTGGGAGTGGTTCTTAGTGGTGGATCAGAGACAAGGAGAGTCTCATACTTAATAGAGAGATGTGCGGAGTATTCTCCATACCAATAAAATCCGGGCTATATTTCACATCCAACCATAATTCTTTCTAACTGTTCCACAAGCAGGAAGCTAATTGGAGCAAGAGCTTTCTACAAAGGTTATGAGGCATATGTAGGCAAACTTGATGCATCATTTTACACTGCACGTGACACAATAGGCCATGGTTCTCACACTCTATCAACAGCTGGTGGTAATTTCGTTCAAGGAGTAAGTGTTTATGGAAATGGTAATGGCACTGCAAAAGGTGGTTCTCCAAAAGCTCATGTTGCAGCCTACAAAGTGTGTTGGAAAGGTGGCTGCTCAGATGCAGATGTCTTAGCTGGTTTTGAAGCTGCCATAAGTGACGGTGTTGATGTGCTCTCAGTTTCTCTTGGTATGAAGACTCATAACCTTTTTACAGATTCAATATCTATAGGTTCCTTTCATGCAGTAGCAAATGGTATAGTAGTAGTTGCTTCTGCTGGAAATTCTGGTCCTTATTTTGGAACTGTTTCGAACGTGGCACCTTGGTTATTCACGGTTGCTGCTAGCACAATTGATAGAGACTTCGCCAGTTATGTTACACTAGGTGATAACAAGCACTTTAAGGTATTGTATTTTTGTAAAAAGGTTTTGCACATGCAtccaatcatttttattattattagttgaAGTATATACAAGTTAAATTCTTAGGATTTATGTATAAGTATTTCTCGCtcaatttaaaatttctaaacataatTTTGATTGAAAGGGAGTTATGTATAATTATTGGTCTTTTTTGGATTGTTAGGGAACTAGTCTTTCATCTAAGGACTTGCCAACACACAAATTCTATCCTTTGATTAGTGGTGAACAAGGAAAACATTTCTATGCTCTATCTAGGGATGCGTGAGTGAAATTTCTCCAAGTTTATTTGCCAATGATTTTGTTTATCTGTTAAAACTAAGAAGATTGTTTCATATGCATTGTTGCAGGAAGTTCTGCAGATATGGAACACTTGATGTTGAAAAGGTGAGGGGAAAAATAGTTGTTTGCCTTGAAGATGTGTACTTTGGAACTATTCCAGGTCCAGAAGCTTCTTCTGCAGGAGCAGTAGGAATGATTTTGGCCAGTGATGATGAAagttattatgattttattgcTTACCCTCATGCTTTACCTACTTCACAAGTCAATTATATTGATAGTCAATATATTTACTCCTACatcaaaaatgaaaagtaattttttttctcttacatTTGTTGTTAAAAGTTCTTAAAATggattaaaacaattaatgactctatttatatatatttaaggaACCCTGTTGCTTACATAACAAAAGCAATAACAGAAATTCCAATAATTCCAGCTCCAGTGATTGCTTCATTTTCATCAAGGGGACCTAGCACCATTATTCCATCCATTCTAAAAGTTTGTTGCCTTTTCTTTCATCAACATGAACTTTGTTATGTTTACATTTAATTTCAATCAACACTATGAAACACAATTACAGACTTTAAACAGGACATTGATATAAAGTCTAGATGTTTTTGTGACAATTGTTTATTGTGTCTTGTGTTCCAGCCAGACATCACTGCACCTGGAGTGAACATAATTGCTGCTTACACAGAAATCAATAGAAGGATTTCGTACAAATCCTTGTCTGGAACTTCTATGGCATGCCCTCATGTGTCTGGCATAGCAGGCCTTCTCAAAACACTTCATCCTAAATGGAGTCCAGCAGCTATCAAATCAGCTATTATGACCACGGGTACGACATCAATTAATCATCCAacctatttcaatttttttaaaataattactaGACAGCTGTCGTGTTTTTGCAGGGCTAGTCCTGGTGCAATGGTAAGGTTGTTTCCTTGTGACTTAAAAGCCGCGGGTTCAAATCATTAAAACAGTCACTTCATTGACGATTTTTTATGTCATATTTTTTGTTCATAACTCATAAATATGAGCTTCTTAAACTTAACACAAAACTTTGTCTATTTCAGCAAGCAAAATGGATAACAGTAAAAGACCTATCAAGGATCGATTCGGTGAAAATGCAACTCCATTTGCATATGGTTCGGGTCACGTTCAACCTAATCTTGCTATAGACCCTGGACTAATTTATGATCTTAATATTGTTGATTACTTGAGCCTATTATGTGTTTATAATAAAAACTATAAACAAATTGAGGCTATTTATAAAAAGCCTTTCATTTGTCCTGAGTCCTACAATGTGGTGGATTTGAACTACCCTACAATCACAATACTCAATCTTGGGGACAAAATCATAAAAGTTAGTCGAACTGTTACAAACGTTGGTCCTCCAAGTACATATTACGTGCAAGCCAAGGCGCCTGATGGAGTTTCAGTTTCGATTGAGCCAAGTTACTTGAGCTTTAAGGAAGTTGGTGAAAAGAAATCATTCAAGGTTATTGTGATGAAAGCAATGGAAAATGGTGATGCTACAATGGATTATGTTTTTGGGGAATTATTGTGGTCAAATGGAAAGCATAGAGTTATGAGTACTATTGCAGTGAAgctcaagtaaaaaaaaatgttacaagtttttcagtaaaaaaaaaaacaaatgttagAAATGATCTCTAACATCTTATATGAACAAAGTTATATATAGGCCTAAATTGAATATGAAGGTAGGGTCTTGACTTGACTAAAATACATTACAATGATAACATCTTATCAGTTCTGGATATGATTCTTGGTGGCATTAATGTGCCCATATAAACATAGATTCTGATTCACCTTATGCATTTCAGTGAATTACACATGTTCGTTACCAAAGTGAGTTATCAAAGGTAAATATAATAGCCAAGAATGTCAAACTCAAAATGAAAGGGATACGGATATATGGGTGTATGGCCTACAAGAAAACCATAACAAGCAAAGACCAATTTAATgcaaagagacaaacaaacatctTTCATCCCACTCCACGCATCAATTACATTACATGATGGACACGACTCTTGTTTTGTTGGCATCATTCTCAATTGCCAAGAATCgacaatttcaataaaaaaaattaaaaatgaataagtTTATCAAAAGTGACATTTGCaatctaaactttttaattatttgtcgaAAATCTGATTTTTGATACATGCATAGACACAGTAAAATCTCTCTTGAATATCTTATTCCAAAGGTCATTATGGGAGAAACGTGTACCAATGTGTCTAGTGATGATAAATCGACCCTCCTATCTcacttaaaatcttaaaaattaaGATATTGTATAAAATTGTGAATTAAAGTTTCATGAATCAAACGTGAATGGGTGGAGTCTAAACTATTCGTTCTCTTATTAAGATATAGTTAAATTGGCTCTCACgcgttcattttttttttaaagaggctCTCACGCTTtcatattatttattcaatCAATTTTCAAAGGTAATATCTAATAAGAAACGATGCATTCACTCTAATTTAGTAATACTTAAAAAATTTCTAAGTGGGTCATATTAATAATAACTTTACCTCAGTAcatttcaaaaacaattaatatgtttGCGCAAAAACATTGAACAGAGTATGCAATAAGGTCATAGTTATTAGTTATGCAAGAGAGAGAGACAATGCTTGTCCAAGCCTTAAATTTAAATAGCACAACTTCTTATTTCTTCTCCAATAAAGGTAACTAATAAGCTCTGCATGTTATTAGGCAAAGCACCGCCTATTGAAGCTCTAAGAAAAATCATGATACACTCTTAATTGCATCCCATAATTGAGATTATCATTCTCATAAAAGGCATTCTCATAAAATTGCATCTCATAAATTGCATccagcttagctcagttggtagggatattgcatatcaGGAGTCGGGATTCAAACCTcgaacactccacttctccacaattaaattatgtgagctctagccactaagctacttgaccaaaaaaagaaaaaaaaactatactatCAATGATAGTTGTGATTGAAGGAGGCGATGAATGTTTTATATCAATCCTTATAAAAATTGGGTAAACAATTAATGCccgtttatttaaatttttagaaactttatgcaattctttctttaaaaaacatGACATTATTAAAAACACGGCTTATTAGTAGGATTTCAAATTTCAGAGATTCTTCACACTATTCACCTTGAAGATGAATTTTTACACACAAGTAATCACAACTTTTCAAgacaataaaattataaaatatgatgaCTAATTTATGATTGGATGTCGTTATAAAATAACTTTGTActaagaccatttacaatggtaaaacaaattcaacaacctTCAACATTcactttttcaatttccaacactccatatcattttctctctcttaattcaacaccctttcaatttttacctctccaatagtttttcattcaacaccctaccccaccacattttatttcttattcttatttaattttatatttttgtttttataattacataaaattacaattatcgattataattaaattaaaatgaagaaacacttaacaatttttttttttaaaaaaacaaaatttatttaaataatttatttttattttcttaacataaataaaatgcaatacaacaaactaaataaacactaaaacttcaaaagaaaggcTAATAcaaagctaataataagattaagagagtgaaaaatttgattttttttctgtgtccaaatcaaatgatttaagtctctatttatagagaaaaaaaaatcacgaattttggtgaaaaaaaaataaaaataaaaattatttgcaatgaaataattgagtccaaagtattaagaagataaaaatccagCCAGCCAATCACAATTCAACACGTGTCAGCCTTTTATCCAAAATCTTTTCTCTCTCCGCGTCTTCCTTTGCGCGACGCGCCTTGTCGGCGCGTGTGTTACACGCGCTCTGCCTGGCAAACCAAAACGCGCCGCGTGGCTTCCCCGTCAGATCTTAAACATGTTGAATCAATTAATCACCTCTCTCCTCTTCCCTCAAATTCAATAAGGCATTGCAATGGTTTCAACCTATTGAATTTCAGATTCAATAGGCCATTGTACATGGTCTAAGAATGaatgttccttttttttttttggtcaagagaATGAATGTTCCTTATcccattaaaaaatattcttattcTCGTTTTAATCGTAAAGAACATAATTtcaacttgtcaaaaaaaaaaaaacataatttcaaaGAAATTTAGAATAATTTGTGAACAGAAATATATTTAGCCACacattcaaaataattaaacatcgtagaattattaaaaaagtatagcatttaattattattttttacttcacTTGTTCAAATTTTTGTGTTCATGCAAGAATTACATTGTTATTTATTCTGAAAAGCAACCACCTCCAAATCAATAGAACAATTTTTAGAACATTATAACTATTttgcttgacaaaaaaaaataaggaaagtCTTTTTATCATGTATAAATTTacatatgttaaaaaatttacaataaaaattttgtatttaaacaTTAATAATGATATCTTTAACAAAAAGAAGTCACCTAGTTAACAGATTTCATTAATAAACAAATTGTTTGAAAGAATCGAGTTTGATTTTGAGGgagggttaaaaaaaaaaaccaatttaacaaaaaaacaggaTGCTGACTGGATAATCGGATAAGTTCAACAGTAATACTAcattatgaaatgatgaattgGATTAATATTAAACAAACAGAGCGAGAGCGAGGGGATTGGGAGATTATAATCACTGAATCAAGCAAActttattaacaaaaatcaacatGAATCCCAATACTAATAATCAATCCATcacttatttatgaaaattaaaacaaatatacCTATAACAAACAATACTGAACTAGAACAATGGCGGTGGCGCATAACCCAAGAACGGCCTTCCTCCGCCGTAAGAATCAGAGTAATGAACGGTGTCTTTGACTTTGTGGAAACCATTCTTGAATACTCCGAATCCAAACAGAATTCCGATCGTGATCACAACCACAATCAAGCATATGCATAACGTGCAGATTTTGCCTGGACAACACATCTCGAATGAACGATCGGTCAATGCAGCAAACTTTCGTTTTTTTCAGATCTGAGAAGTTGCGGAGAGAATTGTGaatttaaatgtggagaaagagaagaagaagtggATTGAAacgttttttttgcttataaggaaagctatttattatttatttatcaatttaaaacaatattctccgttaaaaaggaaaataaatatcTTTTTCTCAACTTTTTTCCGGGCGTAGCTCAggaaacattttctttttttacagtggttaaaattcacctcataaaatgaataaataggaTGTTCAGGATTTGATCTCGACTCctctatataataatatattgttCTATATCAACTGAATTATGCCgggacaaaatattttttttcttttttgaatcaagtagcttagtggctagagcttacacaatttaaatttaattgtgaaGAAATGGAGTGTCTAGCGTTCAAAccccgacccctacatataaaatacaatatttttagaGGTAAACTCACGGGCATCAAAacacttcttttttatttgcgTGATTTACTACCACGTTTGTTACTATTTATTAATCCATTTCcatttgataataaaaaattggaaaatgctagatatcaaaTTATATTCCTGTGTTTGTTCATAATAAAGTTTGTGAAaattatccccgtgagcttagctcagttggtagggatattgcatattatatgcaggagtcggagttcgaaccccgaacactccacttctccacaattaaattgtgtgagctctagccactaggttacttgacaaaaaaaaaaaaaaaagtttgtgaaaattaataacaatataTTGGTAGGTGTtatgtcaaaaagaaaatattggtAGGTGTTATAAAATTTGGGTTTTTGGGTCTTTGAAGTAGGCATGTGttaattgtggagaaatggagtgtcttttaagttttattttttctttttttgttaagcAGGTAAGTGGTTAGttctcacacaatttaattgtgaagaagtgaagtgtccgaggttcaaacctcggtccctatatataaaatgcaatatcttTCCCAACGCTAAGCTCACATGATagttttattatgattttatctTTCTAAATAGAAGAAATGAAAAGATCGTATCTAACTCTTGA
Above is a genomic segment from Medicago truncatula cultivar Jemalong A17 chromosome 5, MtrunA17r5.0-ANR, whole genome shotgun sequence containing:
- the LOC11442337 gene encoding subtilisin-like protease SBT5.3, which codes for MVSSSIFQLLVSFSFVCFFFLQVQPSYAIGKSYVVYLGAHSHGPNPSSVDLDYATKSHYSLLSSILGSNEKAKDAIFYSYNRHINGFAAILKDEEADELARNPNVVSVSLNKMHQLHTTRSWEFLGVERNEIIPKESIWEKARYGEDTIIGNLDTGVWPESQSFGDQGMGPIPSKWRGNGICQFDTFIGSRKTHCNRKLIGARAFYKGYEAYVGKLDASFYTARDTIGHGSHTLSTAGGNFVQGVSVYGNGNGTAKGGSPKAHVAAYKVCWKGGCSDADVLAGFEAAISDGVDVLSVSLGMKTHNLFTDSISIGSFHAVANGIVVVASAGNSGPYFGTVSNVAPWLFTVAASTIDRDFASYVTLGDNKHFKGTSLSSKDLPTHKFYPLISGEQGKHFYALSRDAKFCRYGTLDVEKVRGKIVVCLEDVYFGTIPGPEASSAGAVGMILASDDESYYDFIAYPHALPTSQVNYIDSQYIYSYIKNEKNPVAYITKAITEIPIIPAPVIASFSSRGPSTIIPSILKPDITAPGVNIIAAYTEINRRISYKSLSGTSMACPHVSGIAGLLKTLHPKWSPAAIKSAIMTTASKMDNSKRPIKDRFGENATPFAYGSGHVQPNLAIDPGLIYDLNIVDYLSLLCVYNKNYKQIEAIYKKPFICPESYNVVDLNYPTITILNLGDKIIKVSRTVTNVGPPSTYYVQAKAPDGVSVSIEPSYLSFKEVGEKKSFKVIVMKAMENGDATMDYVFGELLWSNGKHRVMSTIAVKLK